Proteins from a genomic interval of Melospiza georgiana isolate bMelGeo1 chromosome 20, bMelGeo1.pri, whole genome shotgun sequence:
- the ENG gene encoding endoglin, whose product MGPRSVPLLPLLLALLGRPDPGRAEGCDLQPVTAEPPVTLSYATSTVPRGCVSNSSVGTDHEVHVLSVKWSKASPVPLTVTVTPGAGACSRPAVLILLCSRCPASITSPCSNLILRTDAHLMPESTIRAPNLEPLIVSSEEQLLAWALAAYGGITSYSELQDPRRLQLHLGEDAHSPPGCVPQENFNSIPHLEAEVFFHGVKSCSRSDAQSTRAAHIIHLQSEPSSSITRVNLSLSCSPNSAGNQILILQSKANFTWFLSTECNIQLLVSGSYKMPLFSVLIPGNPLPDTEQGLIAEAFGKNYSVIASYSAIPASTHISLQIHEHGTVETPVSTTPMVITQPPDLPHQVLRTLKPWKCTDETMEIVIIRSYLEPIKDVVNITLRDIRCQAEKNATHFMLKSPLSHCGTSLEGRGYANNELILSLAKDAVLRSVRVGFQCEIPRELFLRLFPTADFKAPQTELEINKEAFVQASMRWMDHPADLQLKECWLVASEREPVLLVQGGQARGAGVAVLDGPPSSHGRKVWRFRFTYSVPEGGHIPFSASLRCKAGLQNDTIFEKVLEVRVKDAWRPLNYRGLGLGAVLGITFGAFLIGALLTAVLWYIYSHTRPISKLQPVSSTAPASESSSTNHSIGSTQSTPCSTSSMA is encoded by the exons ATCCCGGCAGAGCCGAGGGCTGTGACCTGCAGCCCGTGACAGCAGAGCCACCCGTCACCCTCTCCTATGCCACCAGCACGGTGCCCCGGGGCTGTGTCAGCAACAGCTCCGTGGGCACCGACCATGAGGTCCATGTGCTCAGCGTCAAGTGGTCCAAG GCCTCTCCTGTCCCTCTGACGGTGACAGTGACCCCGGGAGCCGGTGCCTGCAGCCGCCCAGCAGTGCTGATCCTCCTCTGCAGCcgctgccctgccagcatcaCCTCCCCGTGCTCCAACCTGATCCTCCGCACC GATGCCCACCTCATGCCAGAGAGCACCATCAGAGCACCAAACCTCGAGCCACTCATCGTCTCCAgcgaggagcagctgctggcctgggctctggctgcctATGGGGGCATCACGTCCTACAGTGAGCTGCAGGACCCCCGCAGGCTCCAGCTGCACCTGGGGGAag ATGCCCACAGCCCCCCAGGGTGCGTTCCCCAGGAGAACTTCAACTCCATTCCACACCTTGAGGCTGAGGTCTTCTTCCACGGGGTGAAGAGCTGCTCACGCAGTGATGCCCAGagcaccagggctgcccacaTCATCCATCTGCAGTCAGAGCCCAG CTCCTCCATCACAAGGGTGAACCTGTCTCTGAGCTGTTCTCCGAACTCTGCTGGCAACCAGATCCTCATCCTGCAGAGCAAGGCCAACTTCACCTGGTTCCTCTCCACAGAGTGCAACATCCAGTTGCTG GTCTCTGGGAGTTACAAGATGCCCCTTTTCTCCGTGCTGATCCCTGGGAACCCCCTGcctgacacagagcagggcctCATTGCTGAGGCCTTTGGGAAGAACTACAGTGTCATTGCCTCCTactctgccatccctgccagcacccACATCAGCCTGCAGATTCACGAGCACG ggacGGTCGAGACGCCCGTGAGCACCACCCCCATGGTCATCACACAGCCCCCAGACCTGCCCCACCAGGTGCTGCGCACGCTCAAGCCCTGGAAGTGCACAGATGAAACCATGGAGATTGTCATCATCAGGTCCTACCTGGAG cccatcaaGGACGTGGTGAACATCACCCTGAGGGACATCCGCTGCCAGGCAGAGAAAAATGCCACCCACTTCATGCTGAAGAGCCCCCTCAGCCACTGTGGCACCTCGCTGGAGGGCAGGGGCTATGCCAACAATGAG CTCATCCTCAGCCTGGCCAAGGACGCCGTGCTCCGGAGCGTGCGG GTGGGTTTCCAGTGCGAGATCCCACGGGAGCTCTTCCTGCGCCTTTTCCCCACCGCCGACTTCAAGGCGCCGCAGACGGAGCTGGAGATCAACAAGGAGGCCTTTGTGCAG GCGTCCATGCGGTGGATGGATCACCCGGCCGACCTGCAGCTGAAGGAGTGCTGGCTGGTGGCCTCGGAGCGGGAGCcggtgctgctggtgcagggcGGGCAGGCGCGGGGAGcgggggtggctgtgctggacgGGCCCCCCAGCAGCCACGGCAGGAAGGTCTGGCGCTTCCGCTTCACCTACAGCGTTCCCGAGGGCGGCCACATCCCCTTCTCCGCGTCCCTGCGGTGCAAGGCCGGCCTGCAG AATGACACCATCTTCGAGAAGGTGCTGGAGGTGAGAGTGAAGGATGCCTGGCGGCCGCTCAACT ACcgtgggctggggctgggcgcTGTCCTGGGCATCACCTTTGGCGCCTTCCTCATCGGGGCGCTcctcactgctgtgctctggtACATCTACTCGCACACCC GTCCCATCTCCAAACTGCAGCCGGTTTCCAGCACGGCGCCAGCCtcggagagcagcagcaccaaccACAGCAttggcagcacccagagcacccCCTGCTCCACCAGCAGCATGGCCTGA